One Helianthus annuus cultivar XRQ/B chromosome 12, HanXRQr2.0-SUNRISE, whole genome shotgun sequence genomic region harbors:
- the LOC110915854 gene encoding guanine nucleotide-binding protein subunit gamma 2, with protein MQSEQVRSMVADTTVTGKHRISAAFNKLQQETHSLQKELEQLENTEAASSVCKDILHDVETRPDPLLPITSEPNPSWDRWFEGPQDNLRTICVLMKIYGSGLVGDHVLVAC; from the exons ATGCAATCGGAGCAGGTGAGATCCATGGTAGCAGACACAACTGTAACAGGGAAGCATAGAATTTCTGCTGCATTCAACAAGCTTCAGCAAGAAACTCATTCCTTacag AAAGAGCTAGAACAACTTGAGAATACGGAAGCAGCTTCAAGCGTATGCAAGGA CATCCTGCACGATGTAGAAACAAGGCCGGATCCACTACTTCCAAT AACAAGTGAACCAAACCCATCATGGGATAGATGGTTTGAAGGACCTCAAGATAA CTTACGCACGATATGTGTCCTGATGAAAATATATGGAAGTGGTCTTGTTGGAGATCATGTTTTGGTAGCATGCTGA
- the LOC110917889 gene encoding uncharacterized protein LOC110917889 isoform X1, with product MYMVASTMEKFEVGQLAEMRSFLKGYRSAWFRCKIRDIDLEKKKILPEYYDYDPAELIWENIYQAPRGGKKSKQVKRHLMVRPQYPMVCKMPPLNSISQVCVVFDGTWKVGDLVDWFADGCYWSVTVVKVLSNDKVQVVLPLPPFGDGKEGEEGKHEAFCSDCRPSLNWSPTKGWTLPTVEGRTSGDAQLLFPTTQGMEPEPAAAGSTACISAEGSGSDMDMESNPEPAAAGSTTCISVEGDRDNKQSEERVSMDCDVGMDLEPNPEPAAAGSTTRVSADGDRDSEQNGKSSESSLSLQKKEAEDKVEKRGLNIMHEDSLEAALIDLEELVTKVNWMQRLLKSSSSDAPPSSWKFA from the exons ATGTACATG GTAGCAAGCACAATGGAGAAGTTTGAAGTTGGGCAACTGGCTGAAATGAGATCCTTTTTGAAGGGCTATCGTAGTGCTTGGTTCAGATGCAAG ATCAGGGATATTGACTTGGAAAAGAAGAAGATTTTGCCGGAGTACTACGATTATGACCCTGCAG AGCTAATTTGGGAGAATATATACCAAGCACCTCGCGGTGGCAAAAAGTCAAAACAGGTCAAAAGACATCTCATGGTGCGGCCTCAGTATCCCATGGTATGCAAAATGCCACCTCTCAACTCTATTTCACAAGTATGTGTTGTCTTTGACGGTACTTGGAAGGTTGGAGACTTGGTAGATTGGTTTGCGGATGGTTGTTATTGGTCTGTAACCGTCGTCAAAGTTTTGAGCAACGACAAGGTTCAG GTTGTGTTGCCATTGCCTCCATTCGGAGATGGGAAAGAAGGGGAAGAAGGGAAGCATGAAGCGTTCTGTAGCGATTGCCGCCCATCGTTAAACTGGTCCCCAACAAAAGGATGGACATTGCCCACTGTG GAAGGTCGCACTTCAGGTGACGCGCAATTACTTTTTCCAACAACGCAAG GCATGGAGCCGGAGCCTGCAGCTGCTGGTTCCACCGCTTGTATATCAGCTGAAGGAAGTGGTTCCGACATGGATATGGAGTCTAATCCTGAGCCTGCAGCAGCTGGTTCCACCACTTGTATATCGGTTGAGGGAGATAGAGATAACAAGCAGAGTGAAGAACGTGTGAGCATGGATTGTGATGTCGGCATGGATTTGGAGCCTAATCCTGAGCCTGCAGCGGCTGGTTCGACCACACGTGTATCGGCTGATGGAGATAGAGACAGTGAGCAGAATGGAAAAAGCTCGGAGAGTAGTTTGAGTTTGCAGAAAAAAGAAGCAGAAGATAAGGTTGAGAAAAGAGGGTTGAATATAATGCATGAAGACAGTCTCGAGGCAGCCTTGATCGATCTCGAGGAACTTGTGACTAAAGTGAATTGGATGCAGAGGCTTCTGAAATCTTCTAGCAGTGATGCTCCTCCATCATCTTGGAAGTTTGCTTAA
- the LOC110917889 gene encoding uncharacterized protein LOC110917889 isoform X3, with protein MVQVASTMEKFEVGQLAEMRSFLKGYRSAWFRCKIRDIDLEKKKILPEYYDYDPAELIWENIYQAPRGGKKSKQVKRHLMVRPQYPMVGDLVDWFADGCYWSVTVVKVLSNDKVQVVLPLPPFGDGKEGEEGKHEAFCSDCRPSLNWSPTKGWTLPTVEGRTSGDAQLLFPTTQGMEPEPAAAGSTACISAEGSGSDMDMESNPEPAAAGSTTCISVEGDRDNKQSEERVSMDCDVGMDLEPNPEPAAAGSTTRVSADGDRDSEQNGKSSESSLSLQKKEAEDKVEKRGLNIMHEDSLEAALIDLEELVTKVNWMQRLLKSSSSDAPPSSWKFA; from the exons ATGGTGCAGGTAGCAAGCACAATGGAGAAGTTTGAAGTTGGGCAACTGGCTGAAATGAGATCCTTTTTGAAGGGCTATCGTAGTGCTTGGTTCAGATGCAAG ATCAGGGATATTGACTTGGAAAAGAAGAAGATTTTGCCGGAGTACTACGATTATGACCCTGCAG AGCTAATTTGGGAGAATATATACCAAGCACCTCGCGGTGGCAAAAAGTCAAAACAGGTCAAAAGACATCTCATGGTGCGGCCTCAGTATCCCATG GTTGGAGACTTGGTAGATTGGTTTGCGGATGGTTGTTATTGGTCTGTAACCGTCGTCAAAGTTTTGAGCAACGACAAGGTTCAG GTTGTGTTGCCATTGCCTCCATTCGGAGATGGGAAAGAAGGGGAAGAAGGGAAGCATGAAGCGTTCTGTAGCGATTGCCGCCCATCGTTAAACTGGTCCCCAACAAAAGGATGGACATTGCCCACTGTG GAAGGTCGCACTTCAGGTGACGCGCAATTACTTTTTCCAACAACGCAAG GCATGGAGCCGGAGCCTGCAGCTGCTGGTTCCACCGCTTGTATATCAGCTGAAGGAAGTGGTTCCGACATGGATATGGAGTCTAATCCTGAGCCTGCAGCAGCTGGTTCCACCACTTGTATATCGGTTGAGGGAGATAGAGATAACAAGCAGAGTGAAGAACGTGTGAGCATGGATTGTGATGTCGGCATGGATTTGGAGCCTAATCCTGAGCCTGCAGCGGCTGGTTCGACCACACGTGTATCGGCTGATGGAGATAGAGACAGTGAGCAGAATGGAAAAAGCTCGGAGAGTAGTTTGAGTTTGCAGAAAAAAGAAGCAGAAGATAAGGTTGAGAAAAGAGGGTTGAATATAATGCATGAAGACAGTCTCGAGGCAGCCTTGATCGATCTCGAGGAACTTGTGACTAAAGTGAATTGGATGCAGAGGCTTCTGAAATCTTCTAGCAGTGATGCTCCTCCATCATCTTGGAAGTTTGCTTAA
- the LOC110917889 gene encoding uncharacterized protein LOC110917889 isoform X2 encodes MEKFEVGQLAEMRSFLKGYRSAWFRCKIRDIDLEKKKILPEYYDYDPAELIWENIYQAPRGGKKSKQVKRHLMVRPQYPMVCKMPPLNSISQVCVVFDGTWKVGDLVDWFADGCYWSVTVVKVLSNDKVQVVLPLPPFGDGKEGEEGKHEAFCSDCRPSLNWSPTKGWTLPTVEGRTSGDAQLLFPTTQGMEPEPAAAGSTACISAEGSGSDMDMESNPEPAAAGSTTCISVEGDRDNKQSEERVSMDCDVGMDLEPNPEPAAAGSTTRVSADGDRDSEQNGKSSESSLSLQKKEAEDKVEKRGLNIMHEDSLEAALIDLEELVTKVNWMQRLLKSSSSDAPPSSWKFA; translated from the exons ATGGAGAAGTTTGAAGTTGGGCAACTGGCTGAAATGAGATCCTTTTTGAAGGGCTATCGTAGTGCTTGGTTCAGATGCAAG ATCAGGGATATTGACTTGGAAAAGAAGAAGATTTTGCCGGAGTACTACGATTATGACCCTGCAG AGCTAATTTGGGAGAATATATACCAAGCACCTCGCGGTGGCAAAAAGTCAAAACAGGTCAAAAGACATCTCATGGTGCGGCCTCAGTATCCCATGGTATGCAAAATGCCACCTCTCAACTCTATTTCACAAGTATGTGTTGTCTTTGACGGTACTTGGAAGGTTGGAGACTTGGTAGATTGGTTTGCGGATGGTTGTTATTGGTCTGTAACCGTCGTCAAAGTTTTGAGCAACGACAAGGTTCAG GTTGTGTTGCCATTGCCTCCATTCGGAGATGGGAAAGAAGGGGAAGAAGGGAAGCATGAAGCGTTCTGTAGCGATTGCCGCCCATCGTTAAACTGGTCCCCAACAAAAGGATGGACATTGCCCACTGTG GAAGGTCGCACTTCAGGTGACGCGCAATTACTTTTTCCAACAACGCAAG GCATGGAGCCGGAGCCTGCAGCTGCTGGTTCCACCGCTTGTATATCAGCTGAAGGAAGTGGTTCCGACATGGATATGGAGTCTAATCCTGAGCCTGCAGCAGCTGGTTCCACCACTTGTATATCGGTTGAGGGAGATAGAGATAACAAGCAGAGTGAAGAACGTGTGAGCATGGATTGTGATGTCGGCATGGATTTGGAGCCTAATCCTGAGCCTGCAGCGGCTGGTTCGACCACACGTGTATCGGCTGATGGAGATAGAGACAGTGAGCAGAATGGAAAAAGCTCGGAGAGTAGTTTGAGTTTGCAGAAAAAAGAAGCAGAAGATAAGGTTGAGAAAAGAGGGTTGAATATAATGCATGAAGACAGTCTCGAGGCAGCCTTGATCGATCTCGAGGAACTTGTGACTAAAGTGAATTGGATGCAGAGGCTTCTGAAATCTTCTAGCAGTGATGCTCCTCCATCATCTTGGAAGTTTGCTTAA